Proteins co-encoded in one Xyrauchen texanus isolate HMW12.3.18 chromosome 19, RBS_HiC_50CHRs, whole genome shotgun sequence genomic window:
- the LOC127659522 gene encoding uncharacterized protein LOC127659522, giving the protein MGATLSGAEKPIKWTAEMDMAFKDLHNSLSSPPALGLPNYGEPFHLYMHDAAGTAAAILTQSHGGTYRPVAYLSKTLNAVAKGLPACLRAVAAATLMAQYAEPIKKKSHISGTGGGPPTQDFTTAEELALDLNKGKPVIEGIQGGTATDSGPARDTGLFIQVAGNTITLLEPPDYDSPREAISTAVECTSADDETVSLDSRRLKDPDTGQPDKQPGNINSQTVRYLYTTHLKRQIELSEVKIDVNKRKLQDMDLEMQIKRKTLRKLELEIQKLEREVWQKEADEE; this is encoded by the exons atgggtgccaCACTCTCAGGGGCCGAGAAACCTATAAAGTGGACTGCTGAGATGGACATGGCTTTCAAAGATCTACACAACAGCCTCAGCTCTCCACCAGCCCTGGGCTTACCAAACTATGGTGAACCTTTTCATTTGTACATGCACGATGCAgcaggcacagcagcagcgatcctcaCTCAGTCTCATGGTGGAACATACagaccagtggcgtacttgtcaaaaACCTTAAATGCAGTCGccaaaggcctccctgcatgcTTGCGAGCAGTTGCTGCTGCGACGTTGATGGCACAATACGCAGAAC caataaaaaaaaaaagtcatatatcTGGTACGGGGGGTGGCCCTCCAACCCAAGACTTCACCACAGCAGAGGAGCTGGCCCTGGACTTAAATAAAGGGAAGCCAGTGATTGAAGGGATCCAGGGAGGGACAGCCACTGACTCTGGCCCAGCAAGGGATACTGGCCTCTTCATACAAG TGGCTGGCAACACCATTACACTTTTGGAGCCACCAGACTATGATTCGCCG AGGGAAGCCATATCTACAGCAGTGGAGTGCACTTCTGCCGATGATGAGACCGTGTCGCTGGACTCCAGAAGGCTCAAG GATCCTGACACTGGGCAGCCTGATAAGCAGCCTGGTAACATA AATTCACAAACTGTCAGATATCTCTACACAACGCATCTTAAGAGACAGATCGAGCTGTCAGAAGTCAAGATTGATGTGAACAAAAGAAAGCTGCAGGACATGGACCTTGAGATGCAAATTAAACGCAAGACACTGAGGAAACTAGAACTGGAAATCCAGAAACTAGAAAGAGAA GTttggcagaaggaggcagacgaggagtga